A region of the Paracoccaceae bacterium genome:
GCCCGCGCGCAGGCAGTCATGGATGTGCAGGATCCCCAGCGGGTGCCCGCCCTCATCCACGACGAAGAGCTGGGTGATCTTGCGTGCGTTCATCAGCGCCACCGCTTCGACCGCCAGCATTCCCGGAGGCGCGGTAAGCGGATTGCGCGTTGCGACATCGCCTGCACGCCTGTCCATCAGACCGACCATGTTGCGCCTCAGGTCGCCGTCGGTGATCACACCGCAAAGACGCCCGCCCGCCACCACCCCTGCGATGCCGTAGCCCGCGGCGGTCATCGCGAGCAGCGTCTCGTCCATCGCCGTTTCTGGCGCGACCAGCGGCAAAGGGCCCGCTTCGGGGCCACGCATCAATTGCGCCACGCGCGCCAGCCGGGCACCCAGCCTTCCACCGGGATGGAAGGTGCGGAAATGGTCGGCCTCGAACCCCCGCCGCTCCATCAGCGCGACGGCAAGCGCATCGCCCAGAGCCATCGCCAGGGTCGTCGAGGTGGTGGGCGCGAGGCCGTGCGGACAGGCCTCGGGTGCGGCGGGCAGGATCAGCGCCACATCGGCGGCCCCCGCCAGCGTCGACCCGGCCCGTCCGGTGATCGCCACCACGGCGATGCCGAAGCGGCGGGCGTGGGCAATCAGGTCGGACAACTCGGATGTCTCGCCCGAGTTCGACAGCAACAGGCAGAGGTCGGTATCGGCAATCGCGCCCAGATCGCCATGGCTCGCCTCGGACGGGTGGATGAAATGTGCCGGGGTTCCGGTCGAGGACAGCGTTGCCGCGATCTTGCGCGCCACATGGCCCGACTTGCCGATGCCCGACAGGATTACCCGGCCACGGCAGGCGAGTATCGCCTCGACCGCATCGGCGAAACCGGCGGGCAAGTTGTCGGCCAGCGCGGTCAGCGCTGCGCCTTCGATCCCGATCACCCGCTTGCCCGCCGCCTCGGTCGCGGCGCGCCGTGCCTGCGGTTCGGCATTGGTCTGCATCTCGTCCATCCTGCGCCCGCGGTCGTGCCTGTCTGATGAACCATGCCTGCGTCCGGACGGCAAGTGACGGGGCAGGGCGGTTGACACCGCCGCGCGCCCGGTGCCCTTTCGACGCGGTGTCGAAAGGATGCGCGATGGACCGAGTCGTACTGGTGACCGGCGGTGCCGGCTACATTGGCTCGCATGCCTGCAAGGTCTTGGCGCGTGCCGGCTTCAAGCCTGTGACGCTGGACAATCTCTCGACCGGCTGGCGCGATGCCGTACGCTTCGGCCCGTTCGAGCAGGGCGACCTGCTGGATCGCGCGCGGCTGGACGAGGTGTTCGCGCGGTGGCGGCCGGTTGCCGTGATGCATTTTGCCGCCCTGTCGCTGGTGGGTGAGGCGATGGCGGACCCCGGGCAATACTGGCGCGTGAACGTGGGTGGGTCGCTGAACCTGATCGAGGCGGCGGTGGCCGCAGGATGCCTGTCCTTTGTCTTTTCGTCGACCTGTGCGACCTATGGCGAACCCGACGGCGTGACGGTCGACGAGGATACGCCGCAGAATCCGATCAACCCCTACGGTGCCACGAAACGCGCGATCGAGGAGATGCTGCGCGATTTCGGCCGGGCGCATGGATTGCGGCATGTGATATTCCGCTACTTCAATGTCGCGGGCGCCGACCCCGACGCCGAAATCGGCGAGGACCACAGACCCGAGACGCATCTGATCCCCCTGATGCTGGACGCGGTCGAGGGGCGGCGCCCGGCGCTGACGCTGCACGGCACCGACTATGCGACGCACGACGGCACGCCGGTGCGTGACTATGTTCATGTCATGGACCTGGTCGAGGCGCATGTGGCGGGGCTGCGATGGCTTGAGGATGGCAGGCCCGATCGAGTGTTCTGCCTCGGGTCGGGCCGAGGGTTCTCGGTGCGGGAGGTTGTCGACGCCGCCCGGGCAGTGACAAACCGGACGGTGCCCGTGGTGGAGGGTCCGCGCCGTGCGGGCGATGCCGTGCGTCTGGTGTCGGGGTCCGCGCGGGCACTTGACGAGCTTGGGTGGAGCCCCGCCCGCTCCACCCTTCGGCAGATGATCGAGGATGCATGGCGGTGGCACCGGACGGGCGGATACGATGTGTGACGGCCGGGGTGTTGCCCCGTTGCGCAGGGATCCGGCGCCTGCCCGCGCAATCCGACGCAGACGGTTGACCCCGCACCCCCCGGGCGTAATGTGCGCGCAAAGGGTCTCCGCAATGCTGCTCGTGGGCGGTGGGCCATACGGTTCTGGGGGACCATGATGCCGGTCATCACAAGGCGCCGATTCGCGGCAATCGTCGGTGCAACGCTTGTCAGCGGGTGCAGCCTGCCGCGCGGGGCGGCGCAGGGTCGCCGCATTCTCGCGACCGCGACCGAGGAGCAGACAGCCTCGGAATATGCCATCTACCCGGTCACCCGCGATCTGGTCGGCCGTGTGGCGCACTGGCCGATGACCGGCGGCGGGCCGAGCGGCAGTTGGATATCGGGCGGCGGTGGCCGGTCCGCGCGGACCATCCGGGCGGGCGACAAGCTGGACCTCGTCGTCTGGGATTCGTCCGAGACATCGCTTCTTGCGCCCTCGGGGACCAAGGCGGTTCCGCTTGCGCAGCTTACCGTTGCGTCCGATGGCAAGATCTTCGTGCCGTATCTGGACCGGGTGACCGTGGCAGGGATGACGGCAGAGAACGCGCGCCAGTCGATCCAGGAACAGCTGACCGCCATTGCACCGTCGGCCCAGGTGCAACTGTCGCTGTCGGTCGGTCGGGCAAACTCGGTGGATGTGGTCGGCGGTGTCGGCAGCCCGGGCAGCTATCCGCTGGAGGATGGCGCGCTGACGGTGCTGGGCCTGATCGCGCTGGCGGGCGGTGTTAGCGGCGGGCTGGAGCATCCGCTGGTGCGTCTGGTCCGCGGCGGAAAGACATATGTGACAACGGTGAAGCGGCTCTACGAGAACCCCGATCTGGATACCGTGCTGCAGGGGGGTGACAAGCTGATCATCGACAGCGACAGCCGCCAGTTCATTGCGCTTGGTGCTGCGGGGCGCGAACAGATCCTGCGCTTTCCGAACGACCGGCCGACCGCGCTTGAGGCGATGGCGGCGGTCGGCGGCGTGAACGACGCCCGCGCCGACCCGCAGGCTGTGCTGATCCTGCGCGAATATCACGCGTCTGCCGTGCGTGACGGCGTGCGCGGCCCGGAGGCGACGCGCGTGATCTTTGTCATCGACCTCACGACCGCGGACGGGCTGTTCAGCGCCGGGCGCTTCATCGTCAACCCGAACGATGTGATCTATGTCTCGGAAAGCCCGCTGACCGCACTCCAGAGCGTGACACAGGTCGTGGGGGCGGTGTTTGGCGCCGGCAACCAGATCAACAACGCCACCGGAAACTGACACGACGCGGCCCGGTGCCCGCCCGGCGGTGGGGCCGGGCCGGTCCTAGGTGGTCCCGAACTGCTGCTGCACCTTGCGGTTGTGCATGGCATAGGACGCATCGCTGCGCGAGATCAGCGAATAGAACATCGGCACCACGAACAAGGTGAAGAACGTGCCGATCAGGAGGCCGGTGAATATGACCAGGCCCATGGCCTGCCGCGCCGCAGCCCCCGCACCCTCGGCGATGATCAGTGGCACCACCGCCAGGGCCATCGCGGCTGTCGTCATCAGGATCGGTCGCAGCCGGGTCTTTGCGGCCGCGACGATGGCCTGACGGCGCGAAGCACCATGTTCGGCGCGCTGCTGGTTGGCGAACTCGACCATCAGGATCCCGTGCTTGGTGATCAGGCCGATCAGCGTGATCAGCCCGACCTGCGTGTAGATGTTCAGCGTGCTGACCCCGAAGTAGAGCGGCAGGACCGCCCCGAAGATCGACAGCGGCACCGACATCATGATGATGAACGGGTCGCGGAAGCTTTCGAACTGTGCCGCCAGGACGAGGTAGATCACGATCAGCGCCGCGCCGAATGCGAGGAGGATCGTGTTCCCTTCGCTTTTCTCCAGCCGCGACTGACCGGAATACTCGATGAAGAACCCATCCGGCAGCGTTTCGGCCGCGATGCGTTCCAGCTCGGCCAGCGCCACGCCGGAGGACAGGCCGATCATCGGCATCGCCGACAGGGTGGCCGCGTTCAGCTGGTTGAACTGTTCGATCGAGGCGGCCGTCACGCCCGGGGTGATCGTGACAACCGAGGACAGCGGCACCATGGCGCCCGAACCCGCCCGCACGAAGAACTCCTGCAGCCGTTCGGGATTGTCGCGCCAGGCGCGGGGCACCTGTGTGATCACGTCATAGCTGTTCGAGTCGCGGTCGAACTGCCCGATCGCACCGCCGCCGACCAGAAGGCCAAGTGTGCTGCCGATGTCGCTGACCGCGACGCCGAGGTTCGCGGCGCGGTCGCGGTCGATCGTGACGCGGACCTGCGGCGCGTCGAAGGACAGGCTGTTCTGAACCACGATGAACATGCCGCTCTGCATCGCCTTGGCGCGGATTTCCTCGGCGATCTCGACCACGCGCTCGGGGGCGTGAATCGACTGGATCACCATCGACACCGGCAATCCGCCACCCGCCCCCGGCAGCGACGGCGGGGCGAAGGCATAGCCCTGCACGCCCGGTGCACCGTCCAGCGTCGCCTGGATCTGCTGCTGGATCACGGCCTGGCTGCGCTCGCGTTCCGACCAGTCCTTCAGCGCCCAGATGTAGAAGCCGGTGTTCCCGGCCCCGCCCATACCCGCGACCGAGAATGAGGTCTGAACCTCCTCGATATCGGCCGTGCGCCGCGCAATCTCGTCCGTGAAGGCCGCCGTATAGTCGAGCGTCGCATAGCGCGGGCCGTTCAGGATCGCGAACAGCGCGCCGGAGTCCTCTTCCGGCGCCAGTTCGGACGAGGTGTTCAGGAACATGAATCCGGTCGCCCCCAGCAGCGACATCACCATCAGAAGCGTGACCGGCCGATAATCCAGCGAGGATGACACCCGCCGCTCGTACCAGTTCGCAAGCCCGTTCAGCGTGCGGTCCACGATCCGCTGGAAGCGGCCGGGCTCACCATGGTTGAGCAACCGCGCCGACATTGCCGGTGTGATGGTCAGCGCGACCAGGCCCGACAGCAGCACGGACCCGGCGAGCGTCAGCGCGAATTCGGTAAAGAGCGATCCTGTCAGCCCGCCGGTGAAGGCCAGGGGTGACAGCACGGCGGCCAGCGTGATGGTCATCGCGATGATCGGGCCGGTGATTTCCTTCATGCCCTTGATCGCCGCGCGCGCGGGTGACATGCCGTCCTCGATGTGGCGGTGGATGTTCTCGACCACGACGATCGCGTCATCGACCACCAGCCCGATGGCCAGCACCATCGCCAGCAGTGTCAGCAGGTTGATCGAATAGCCCAGCACCAGCATGATCGCGCAGACGCCGATCAGCGACAGCGGGATGGTGACGACGGGCATCAGCACCGACCGGAACGATCCGAGGAACAGCAGGATCACGACGACCACGATCGCCACCGCCTCGGCGATGGTCTTGAACACCTCTTCGATGGACGCCGAGATGGTCTCGGTCGAGTCATAGACCAGCCGGATCGACATGCCCTGCGGCAGCGTCGCGCTGAGAAGCGGCAGTTCCGCAAGCACGTTGGAGGCCACGTCGAGCTGGTTCTCGCCCGGGGCCGGAATGATCCCGATGAAGGTGCCGCGCTCGCCTCCGAAGGTCACGATGGCATCTGCCGCGCCTGAGGCCAGCTCGATCCGGGCGACATCGCGCAGCCGGACCACGCCGTTGCGGCCCTGGACCAGCGGCAGGGCGCCGAAGGCGTCGGCAGTCTGGATCGTGGATTCGAGCGTGAGCGAATAGGCGAAATAGTCGTTCTCGGTCTTGCCGGGTGCCGACAGGAAGTTGGATGACCGGATGGCCGCCAGCACCTCGGATGCCGTGACACCGCGCGCCGACATCTGCAGCGGATCGAGCCAGATGCGCATCGCGTATTGCGATGCGCCCATGATCTCCATCTGCGCGACACCGTCGATGTTGGTGACGCGCGGCCGCACGACCCGTTCGAGGTATTCGTTCAGCTGCTCCGGCGTCATGTTCGGGTTCTGGACGGCCAGATACATCAGCGCAAAGGTCATCCCCGTGCCCTTCACGATGACCGGGTCCTCGGCATCGGCAGGCAACTGGCCGCGCACCTGCTGGACCTTCGACATCACTTCGGTCAGTGCGATGTCGGGGTCCGCGCCCAGGTTCATCTGTACCGTCACGACCGAGGCCGACGGACGCGACTGGCTGGTGATGTAGTCGATGTTCTCGGTGGTCGAGACCGCAGATGCGATGGGCGAGGTAACGAAACCCTGGATCAGGTCCGGTGCCGCGCCGGGGTAGACGGTGGTGACGGTGATCACCGTCTCGGCGACCTCGGGATACTGGCGGACGGGAAGGTTCACCACCGCCGCGAGGCCGAGGAACAGGATCAGTGCCGCGAGAACGGTGGAAAGTACCGGCCGCCGGATGAAGATCTCTGAAAACTGCACGGCCGTCCCCTAGTTGCCTGCCGGCGCATTCAGTGCCACGGCGTTGTCGATCTTGACCCGTGCGCCTGCCGTCAGCCGGTTCTGGCCCGATGTCACGATCTGCTGTCCGGCGCTGATCCCTTCGATCACCTCGATCCGCCCCCCGGATCGCCGGCCGATCTTCACGAAGACCTGCTCCACGGTCGTCTCGTCGGCGGACTCGCCGGGTTTCAGCACATAGATCGAGTCACCATAGAGCGTTGAACTGACGGCCGTCTGCGGCACAGCGATCACATCCTCTTCCGTCGGAAGCGCGATCCGCACCCGCAGGAACTGACCCGGGAAAAGCTTTCCGGACGGGTTGTCCACCTGCGCGCGCACCGTGACAAGGCGCGAGTTCGGGTCTACCCGCGGCTCGATCGCGATGATCCGGCCGCCTGCACTGAAATCGCCCACTTCGGTTGTGACCGTGACGGCGCGCCCAAGCTCGAGTGCGGCGATCTGCTGTTCCGGCACCGTGAAGTCGACCCGCATCTGGCCCAGATCCTGCAATGTGGCGTAGATCGTGCCGACCGGAACATACTGGCCAATCTCGATCTGCGGGATGCCGATCACGCCCGCGAAGGGTGCTGTCAGCTTCTTGCTGTCCAATGCGGTCTGCACCTGTGCGACCTGCGCGCGGGCGCTTTCTGTCTGTGCCTCGGCCGACTCCACCGTGTTCGCCGCCCCGACACCGCGTTCGGACAGGGTCTGGGCGCGGCGTGCCTCGGCCAGTGCGACGTTCAGCGCCGCCTGTGCCGCAGCAAGGGCGGCCCGTTCGCTGTCGTCGTCGATCTGCACCAGCGACTGGCCCTCGGTCACCGTGTCGTTCGCCATGAACATGATCTCGCGGACCAGACCGCCGGATTCGATTGCCAGATCGACCCCCCGCGCCGACAGCGCCGTGCCGATCGCGTCAATCCCCGGCTCCCAGGTCACCGCCTCCACCGTCTCGGTGCTGACCGGCACCGGCGGCGGCACCATGCCTGTCAGGAACTGCGCGATCATCTCATCGCGGAAGTACTTGAACCAGACGATCCCGCCGACCACGAGGCCGAGCAGGATGATCGCGATGAAAAGCCGCTTGAACATGATCTTGTCCCTCGAATGCGGCCATCCGGGCGGCGCCGCAGAGATTATCGTCCCCTCTGCCACGGACTGCTGTCGGTGTGGCGGGCAGCGAGCGACTTTCGCGCCAGAGCCACGTCGCAAACACCATTTTATTCCAACGGCTTGGCAACGAGTTGCGAATTGCTGCGTGGCGCAGATGCGGAGTGCAGCCGTAACAGCAAGACCCCCGCCGTTCAAGGTGTTCCAGGCCGGAAAATCGCAACCCGCACAGCCGGGGGTTGTTTGCCCGGAATGCAGCTGCCGGGCGCCGCCCCTCTGCGCGGCAACGATACGTGGCGGCCGCAGCAATCGGCCCCGTTTCGCACGGTGCCCGCGGGGCGCAACCTCTCGCGCCCGCCCGGGGGTCATCGGCAATGCCCCAGTCGCAAGCTGCGCAATTCGCAAGCGAACCGTCGCTTTCGTGGTTGCCACGCCGTCGCCACCCGCGCTACGCATCACGAGATGGTTTCCGGCCAGCCCACGTGCAGCCGGATGAAATGGGAACACGGTGCGGTGTAGCCATCAGGCGCCAAGTCCGTGACTGCCCCCGCAACTGTAAGCGGCGAGCGACCCCCGATGCCACTGTGCCCCAAGGGGTGCGGGAAGGCGGGGCAAGCGACGACCCGCGAAGTCAGGAGACCTGCCATCGAATCAACCAGCCACCGGGCGGGGTGCCCCGGAAGGAGCATTCGATGGATGACGTCCCGCGTCGGCCCGTGGCCACGCCCCCCTATTCAGTGGCGCAGTCGGCGCCACATCAGATTCTTGTCTGCAAGGCCTGTCGACATACCGGCCAGGCGTGCGGACCGGGGTTCGAACTGCTGCGGCGGTTGCGCGATGCCGTGGCGGCGGCCGGCTTGGGGGACGCTTTCGAGGTGTCCGGAACGGCCTGCCTCGCGGGTTGCGACCATCCCTGCACGGTCGCCTGGCGGGCCACCGGCAAGGCGACCTGGCTGTTCGGCGACATCGACCCGGCACAGCCGATCGACGACCTGATCGCCTTCTCCCGCCTCTATGCGGGGCTTGGAGATGGGTGGTGCAGCGGTGCCGATTGTCCGCCGCGGTTGCGCGACGGCACCCTCGCCCGCATTCCCGCCGCCATGATCGTCACCCGCGAGGGTGTCCTGCAATGACGCCCGCGGTCGAGCTGTCAGGGGTTTGCTGGGGCCCGAAGGGTCAGGACGACATCCTGACCGACATCAACCTCGCCGTGCCGGAGGGGCAGGTTGTCGCGATCTGCGGCGCGAACGGGGCAGGAAAATCGTCGCTCTTGCGGTTGATCTATCGCCACCATGCACCCCGTCATGGAGTCGTGCGCCTGATGGGCCGGGACATCTGGCTGATGGGCAGGTCCGACACCGCGCGCATCCTTGCCGCCGTTCTGCAGGAGCAGCCGACCGATTTCGCGCTGACCGTGCGGCAGATCGTGGCGCTCGGCAGGCTGCCGCATCGCAGGGGCTGGGGTGCAGGCCTGTCCACGCCGGGGGGCGAGGACGCGGCAATCGTTGCTGCCGCCATCGCCCGCATGGATCTGGGCAAGATGGCCGCCCGGCCGTTCGGCACGTTGTCCGGCGGCGAACGCCAGCGGGTGATGGTTGCACGGGCCCTGGCGCAACAGCCCCGGGTGATCGTGCTGGATGAACCGACCAACCATCTCGACATCCGCCACCAGCTTGAACTGCTGGCCCTGCTGCGGGGGCTTGGCCTGACGGTGATCGCCACATTGCATGACCTGTCGCTCGCCGCCGATTTTGCCGATCGGGTTCTCGTGCTGTCGCACGGCCGGATCCTTGCCGATGGCCCTCCCGAACAGGCACTGACCGAAACGACGCTTGCCGCAGCCTTCCAGGTAAGGGCGCGGATCGACCGTACGGGCGATGTCCCGCGGTTTTCCTTCCATCTCTGACTGCAGGACGAAATCATGCGCTTCATCTACTGTTCCTTCCTTGCCCTTGTTGTCTGGTCCGGGGCCGCCGCCGCCTTTCCGGTCACGGTCCAAAGCTGCAATCGCACCCTGACCTTTGACGTACCGCCGACGCGCGCGATCTCGAACGATGTGAACCTGACGGAAATGATGCTCGTCCTCGGTCTGCGCGACCGGATGGTGGGCTATACCGGGATCTCGGGCTGGAAGACCCTGGATGAAGAGATGCGCGCCGGCGTGGCCGAACTGCCCGAGCTTTCCGCACGATACCCGACAAAGGAGGTGCTGGCGGCCGCCGAACCCGACTTTTTCTTCGCTGGCTGGAACTACGGGATGAAAGTCGGTGGCGAGGTCACGCCGGAGACGCTGGAACCCTTTGGCATAGCCACCTACGAACTGACGGAAAGCTGCATCCACATCGGGCCCAAGGCGCGGTCCAGCATGGATGACATGTACAACGACATCCTGAACCTTGGCCGCATCTTCGGGGTCGAGCCGAGTGCCGTTGAACTGGTCGCGACCTGGAGGGGGCGGCTTGACGCGGTGACGGCGGAGGTCGATCGCACCGACCCCTTGCGGGTCTTTGTCTATGACAGCGGAGAGAAGGCACCGTTCACCGCCGGTGCCTATGCCATGCCGACCGCGCTGATCGAGGCGGCGGGTGGGGTCAACATCATGGACGACCTGGAAAAAAGCTGGGCCGAGATCGGCTGGGAGCCGGTGGTCGAGCGCAACCCCGAGGTGGTCGTCATCATCAACTATGGCGACGTCACGGCCGAGCAGAAGATCGCCTTCATGAAAGAGAACCCCGCCTTCGCCAACATCGACGCGGTCAGGAACGACTGGTTCGTCGTGCTGGAATATGTCGAGGCCACGCCCGGGCCGCGCAACATCAGGGCGGTGGAAAAGCTGGTTGCGGGTTTCTGGAGGCGGTAGGCCATGGTTGACCTCACCGCCCCCTCTTCGCTGGCCCGCAGGATCGGCGCCGGCACCGGCATCGCCCTCGCGGCGGCAGCGGTGCTCTTGGTTTCCGCCGTCGTTGCGGTGTCGGTGGGGGCGGTGGCCATTCCCCTGGGGACGGTCTGGGGCGTCGCCCTGGACCGCATCCTGCCAGGGGTCGTGACCCCGGACTGGAGCGCGGGGCGCGCCAACATCGTCTGGGAAATCCGCTTTCCCCGGGTGGTGCTGGCGGGACTGGTCGGGGCGGGGCTGGGTCTTGTCGGGGCCGCGTTGCAGGCCGTTACCCGCAATCCGCTGGCGGACCCGCATCTTCTGGGTATCTCGTCCGGAGGGGCGCTCGGCGCGATTGCTGCGCTGCTGCACACCGGGTTGTTCCTGGGGCTGCTGACCGTGCCGCTGCTGGCCTTCTGTGGCGCGCTTTGCGCCACGATACTGGTGCTGGGTGTCGCCCGACTGGCCGGGGCAACCAGTGCAGACCGTCTGGTCCTCGCGGGGGTCGCCGTCAGCTTCGTCATCATGGCCTGCGCCAATATCCTGATCTTTCTGGGCGATCCCAAGGCCGCGCATACGGTGGTGTTCTGGATGCTGGGCGGGCTGGGCCTGGCGCAATGGGCCCATCTGCTTTGGCCGCTGGCCGTGTTGGTGCCTTGCGGCCTGTGGCTTTGGGCGCAGGCGGGGCGGCTCAACGCCATGAGCCTCGGGGATGAAACGGCGGCCAGCCTCGGGATCGAGGTGGGACGGTTCCGCCTTGCCATCTTCGTGATGGCGGCGCTGATCACCGGGGTGATGGTCGCGTTCTCCGGCCTGATCGGGTTTGTGGGGCTGATGATGCCGCATCTGGTGCGGTTGGTCGTCGGCGGGGACAATGCCCGCGTGCTGCCGGGATCGGCACTGGCGGGGGCGGTGTTCCTTATCTGGGCCGACGCCGCTGCCCGGACCGTCATGGCGCCCGAAGATATCCCGATCGGCGTGGTCACCGGCCTTTGCGGCGGGATCTTCTTCATCTGGATGATGGCCCGCAACCGCTGAGGTCCGTTCATTTACCCCCAAGGGGGCGGACCGGCCCCGCGCAAGCCAGAGCTCGGCGGTCCGTGCAGCATCGACCCCGGGGACACAGGGCACCGCAGGGCCGCCAGCCAGGCCACGAAGCGGGCAAGACGCAGCCCCGGCAGCGCCGAGCACCCCTACGCAGACGGGTCTTTGCCGCCACGCCGCGGGCCCATCTGACCTGCCATCGGTCCTTCATCCAGCCACGATCGGAACCCGGCAGTGATTCACGCCTGTTGGCTCGGGGTGGGCGATCGCCCGCGCGCGGAACGCTCATCG
Encoded here:
- a CDS encoding iron ABC transporter permease: MVDLTAPSSLARRIGAGTGIALAAAAVLLVSAVVAVSVGAVAIPLGTVWGVALDRILPGVVTPDWSAGRANIVWEIRFPRVVLAGLVGAGLGLVGAALQAVTRNPLADPHLLGISSGGALGAIAALLHTGLFLGLLTVPLLAFCGALCATILVLGVARLAGATSADRLVLAGVAVSFVIMACANILIFLGDPKAAHTVVFWMLGGLGLAQWAHLLWPLAVLVPCGLWLWAQAGRLNAMSLGDETAASLGIEVGRFRLAIFVMAALITGVMVAFSGLIGFVGLMMPHLVRLVVGGDNARVLPGSALAGAVFLIWADAAARTVMAPEDIPIGVVTGLCGGIFFIWMMARNR
- a CDS encoding polysaccharide biosynthesis/export family protein, which translates into the protein MMPVITRRRFAAIVGATLVSGCSLPRGAAQGRRILATATEEQTASEYAIYPVTRDLVGRVAHWPMTGGGPSGSWISGGGGRSARTIRAGDKLDLVVWDSSETSLLAPSGTKAVPLAQLTVASDGKIFVPYLDRVTVAGMTAENARQSIQEQLTAIAPSAQVQLSLSVGRANSVDVVGGVGSPGSYPLEDGALTVLGLIALAGGVSGGLEHPLVRLVRGGKTYVTTVKRLYENPDLDTVLQGGDKLIIDSDSRQFIALGAAGREQILRFPNDRPTALEAMAAVGGVNDARADPQAVLILREYHASAVRDGVRGPEATRVIFVIDLTTADGLFSAGRFIVNPNDVIYVSESPLTALQSVTQVVGAVFGAGNQINNATGN
- a CDS encoding DUF1636 domain-containing protein codes for the protein MDDVPRRPVATPPYSVAQSAPHQILVCKACRHTGQACGPGFELLRRLRDAVAAAGLGDAFEVSGTACLAGCDHPCTVAWRATGKATWLFGDIDPAQPIDDLIAFSRLYAGLGDGWCSGADCPPRLRDGTLARIPAAMIVTREGVLQ
- the galE gene encoding UDP-glucose 4-epimerase GalE encodes the protein MDRVVLVTGGAGYIGSHACKVLARAGFKPVTLDNLSTGWRDAVRFGPFEQGDLLDRARLDEVFARWRPVAVMHFAALSLVGEAMADPGQYWRVNVGGSLNLIEAAVAAGCLSFVFSSTCATYGEPDGVTVDEDTPQNPINPYGATKRAIEEMLRDFGRAHGLRHVIFRYFNVAGADPDAEIGEDHRPETHLIPLMLDAVEGRRPALTLHGTDYATHDGTPVRDYVHVMDLVEAHVAGLRWLEDGRPDRVFCLGSGRGFSVREVVDAARAVTNRTVPVVEGPRRAGDAVRLVSGSARALDELGWSPARSTLRQMIEDAWRWHRTGGYDV
- a CDS encoding ABC transporter substrate-binding protein, with amino-acid sequence MRFIYCSFLALVVWSGAAAAFPVTVQSCNRTLTFDVPPTRAISNDVNLTEMMLVLGLRDRMVGYTGISGWKTLDEEMRAGVAELPELSARYPTKEVLAAAEPDFFFAGWNYGMKVGGEVTPETLEPFGIATYELTESCIHIGPKARSSMDDMYNDILNLGRIFGVEPSAVELVATWRGRLDAVTAEVDRTDPLRVFVYDSGEKAPFTAGAYAMPTALIEAAGGVNIMDDLEKSWAEIGWEPVVERNPEVVVIINYGDVTAEQKIAFMKENPAFANIDAVRNDWFVVLEYVEATPGPRNIRAVEKLVAGFWRR
- a CDS encoding KpsF/GutQ family sugar-phosphate isomerase, giving the protein MQTNAEPQARRAATEAAGKRVIGIEGAALTALADNLPAGFADAVEAILACRGRVILSGIGKSGHVARKIAATLSSTGTPAHFIHPSEASHGDLGAIADTDLCLLLSNSGETSELSDLIAHARRFGIAVVAITGRAGSTLAGAADVALILPAAPEACPHGLAPTTSTTLAMALGDALAVALMERRGFEADHFRTFHPGGRLGARLARVAQLMRGPEAGPLPLVAPETAMDETLLAMTAAGYGIAGVVAGGRLCGVITDGDLRRNMVGLMDRRAGDVATRNPLTAPPGMLAVEAVALMNARKITQLFVVDEGGHPLGILHIHDCLRAGVT
- a CDS encoding efflux RND transporter permease subunit — protein: MQFSEIFIRRPVLSTVLAALILFLGLAAVVNLPVRQYPEVAETVITVTTVYPGAAPDLIQGFVTSPIASAVSTTENIDYITSQSRPSASVVTVQMNLGADPDIALTEVMSKVQQVRGQLPADAEDPVIVKGTGMTFALMYLAVQNPNMTPEQLNEYLERVVRPRVTNIDGVAQMEIMGASQYAMRIWLDPLQMSARGVTASEVLAAIRSSNFLSAPGKTENDYFAYSLTLESTIQTADAFGALPLVQGRNGVVRLRDVARIELASGAADAIVTFGGERGTFIGIIPAPGENQLDVASNVLAELPLLSATLPQGMSIRLVYDSTETISASIEEVFKTIAEAVAIVVVVILLFLGSFRSVLMPVVTIPLSLIGVCAIMLVLGYSINLLTLLAMVLAIGLVVDDAIVVVENIHRHIEDGMSPARAAIKGMKEITGPIIAMTITLAAVLSPLAFTGGLTGSLFTEFALTLAGSVLLSGLVALTITPAMSARLLNHGEPGRFQRIVDRTLNGLANWYERRVSSSLDYRPVTLLMVMSLLGATGFMFLNTSSELAPEEDSGALFAILNGPRYATLDYTAAFTDEIARRTADIEEVQTSFSVAGMGGAGNTGFYIWALKDWSERERSQAVIQQQIQATLDGAPGVQGYAFAPPSLPGAGGGLPVSMVIQSIHAPERVVEIAEEIRAKAMQSGMFIVVQNSLSFDAPQVRVTIDRDRAANLGVAVSDIGSTLGLLVGGGAIGQFDRDSNSYDVITQVPRAWRDNPERLQEFFVRAGSGAMVPLSSVVTITPGVTAASIEQFNQLNAATLSAMPMIGLSSGVALAELERIAAETLPDGFFIEYSGQSRLEKSEGNTILLAFGAALIVIYLVLAAQFESFRDPFIIMMSVPLSIFGAVLPLYFGVSTLNIYTQVGLITLIGLITKHGILMVEFANQQRAEHGASRRQAIVAAAKTRLRPILMTTAAMALAVVPLIIAEGAGAAARQAMGLVIFTGLLIGTFFTLFVVPMFYSLISRSDASYAMHNRKVQQQFGTT
- a CDS encoding ABC transporter ATP-binding protein, producing MTPAVELSGVCWGPKGQDDILTDINLAVPEGQVVAICGANGAGKSSLLRLIYRHHAPRHGVVRLMGRDIWLMGRSDTARILAAVLQEQPTDFALTVRQIVALGRLPHRRGWGAGLSTPGGEDAAIVAAAIARMDLGKMAARPFGTLSGGERQRVMVARALAQQPRVIVLDEPTNHLDIRHQLELLALLRGLGLTVIATLHDLSLAADFADRVLVLSHGRILADGPPEQALTETTLAAAFQVRARIDRTGDVPRFSFHL
- a CDS encoding efflux RND transporter periplasmic adaptor subunit, with the protein product MFKRLFIAIILLGLVVGGIVWFKYFRDEMIAQFLTGMVPPPVPVSTETVEAVTWEPGIDAIGTALSARGVDLAIESGGLVREIMFMANDTVTEGQSLVQIDDDSERAALAAAQAALNVALAEARRAQTLSERGVGAANTVESAEAQTESARAQVAQVQTALDSKKLTAPFAGVIGIPQIEIGQYVPVGTIYATLQDLGQMRVDFTVPEQQIAALELGRAVTVTTEVGDFSAGGRIIAIEPRVDPNSRLVTVRAQVDNPSGKLFPGQFLRVRIALPTEEDVIAVPQTAVSSTLYGDSIYVLKPGESADETTVEQVFVKIGRRSGGRIEVIEGISAGQQIVTSGQNRLTAGARVKIDNAVALNAPAGN